A genomic region of Enterococcus sp. 12C11_DIV0727 contains the following coding sequences:
- a CDS encoding segregation/condensation protein A: MQEINVKLDVFEGPLDLLLHLIQKLEIDIYDIPIAAVTEQYMNYIHTMKTLELEIAGEYIVMAATLMAIKSKMLLPKQELELTEDDEILDGEDPRDALVAQLLEYRKFKYAAGLLHDKESERSLYYTKEPMDIDEYKEDNPLLEPNQLNTIDLFLAFHSMLEKKKSRQPVETTVSGDDVSIEEKIATISQKMCQMDHNTPIHFDSFFASYSKQEVVTTFMALLELMKKGVIHVEQEDNYSTILLYNRSEEIESSTEETM, encoded by the coding sequence TTGCAGGAAATTAATGTGAAATTGGATGTATTTGAAGGACCATTGGATCTTCTGTTGCATTTAATCCAAAAATTAGAAATCGATATTTATGACATTCCAATCGCTGCAGTAACGGAACAGTACATGAATTACATCCATACAATGAAAACCTTGGAATTAGAGATTGCTGGAGAATATATTGTGATGGCAGCAACATTGATGGCCATTAAAAGCAAAATGCTCTTGCCTAAACAAGAATTAGAGCTTACAGAAGATGATGAAATCTTGGATGGAGAAGATCCTCGGGATGCACTAGTTGCTCAATTATTGGAGTATCGTAAATTTAAATATGCAGCAGGACTCTTGCATGACAAAGAATCTGAACGAAGCCTTTATTACACAAAAGAACCAATGGATATCGACGAGTACAAAGAAGACAACCCATTATTAGAACCAAATCAATTGAATACAATTGATTTGTTCTTAGCATTTCATTCAATGTTAGAAAAGAAAAAGAGTCGCCAGCCTGTTGAAACGACTGTTAGTGGAGACGATGTATCGATTGAAGAGAAAATTGCAACGATTTCTCAAAAAATGTGCCAAATGGATCATAATACCCCCATTCATTTTGACTCATTTTTCGCTTCTTATTCTAAACAAGAGGTCGTTACGACTTTTATGGCATTGCTGGAATTAATGAAAAAAGGTGTTATCCATGTAGAACAAGAAGACAATTATAGTACAATTTTATTATATAATAGGTCTGAAGAGATTGAATCAAGTACGGAGGAAACAATGTGA
- a CDS encoding NUDIX hydrolase N-terminal domain-containing protein produces the protein MEKELSILLAKLQGIAQTGKKYGKDIFDQERYEELSQVTKQLMSTLYPSLSDQVLTILVDQDEGYATPKVDIRAVVFNQAGKLLLVKEKSDNCWSLPGGWADIGYSPKEIAEKETMEEAGISVKAERLIAVLDMSKHDFPPALTYVYKFFIRCEAENEILKPGIETNDVGFFSLQEIYLLPLSKERNIIDNFEMIFADERSKENVVICD, from the coding sequence TTTTATTGGCAAAGCTTCAAGGAATCGCTCAAACGGGAAAAAAATATGGCAAAGATATATTTGATCAAGAACGATATGAAGAACTTTCTCAAGTGACAAAACAGTTAATGAGCACACTGTATCCAAGTTTATCAGATCAAGTATTAACGATTCTTGTTGATCAAGATGAAGGGTATGCAACACCCAAAGTCGATATTCGTGCAGTCGTTTTTAATCAAGCAGGAAAATTATTACTGGTAAAAGAAAAAAGTGATAACTGTTGGTCTTTACCGGGAGGTTGGGCAGATATTGGCTATTCACCAAAGGAAATAGCTGAAAAGGAAACAATGGAAGAAGCTGGAATATCAGTGAAGGCGGAGCGGTTGATTGCCGTATTAGATATGTCAAAACATGATTTTCCTCCTGCATTGACATATGTCTATAAATTTTTCATTCGATGTGAGGCTGAAAATGAAATACTAAAGCCAGGCATAGAAACGAATGATGTTGGTTTCTTTTCACTACAAGAGATTTATTTACTGCCACTTTCTAAAGAACGGAATATCATCGATAATTTTGAGATGATTTTTGCAGACGAACGATCGAAAGAAAATGTTGTTATTTGTGATTAA
- the scpB gene encoding SMC-Scp complex subunit ScpB, with protein sequence MTTVSQIEAILFVVGEEGIGLEELSYLLNLSTAKTYEALTTLKERYESDKQSALNILEVGNHFILSTKKNFAPLLKKYAQSPISNALSQAALETLSIVAYKQPISRVEVDEIRGVQSAGSMQKLVARQLIEEKGRVDGPGRAILYGTTAYFMDYFGLRSLEELPDIHQMEEEIAEELPLDLFFDRYKELNEEEITTDTTKSEEEN encoded by the coding sequence GTGACCACAGTCAGCCAAATTGAAGCGATTCTGTTTGTTGTTGGTGAAGAAGGGATTGGGCTAGAAGAATTATCCTATCTGCTAAACCTTTCCACGGCAAAAACCTATGAAGCCCTGACCACTTTAAAAGAACGCTATGAATCAGATAAACAATCAGCTTTAAATATTTTAGAAGTAGGAAACCATTTTATTCTATCTACCAAAAAAAACTTTGCGCCGTTATTAAAAAAATATGCGCAATCGCCGATTTCAAATGCGTTGTCTCAAGCAGCACTTGAAACGTTGTCAATTGTGGCTTACAAGCAGCCAATTTCAAGAGTAGAAGTTGATGAGATCAGAGGTGTACAATCTGCTGGCTCGATGCAAAAATTAGTTGCGCGCCAATTGATTGAAGAAAAAGGTCGAGTAGATGGACCAGGTCGAGCTATTTTATATGGAACAACTGCTTATTTTATGGATTATTTTGGGTTAAGATCGCTAGAAGAATTACCTGATATTCATCAGATGGAAGAAGAAATCGCTGAAGAGCTACCTTTAGACCTCTTTTTCGATCGTTACAAAGAACTCAATGAAGAAGAAATAACAACGGATACAACCAAATCGGAGGAAGAAAATTAG
- a CDS encoding alpha/beta hydrolase encodes MNRIVKILIAIVVLIGIVLTGAGMYFYNYAVVPSQKDFLAGDTPGTDVEVKTPEEKWFKEEKNRSYWELTSKDGLKLKAIYLPAEAKTDKNVIMAHGYMGSAETMASFAKMYHDWGYNVLVPDARGHGESEGDYIGFGWPERKDYLQWIDKVIAENGKDAQITLYGISMGGATVMMTSGEDLPINVKAIVEDCGYSTVNGELAYQLKDMFNLPAFPLIPVTSLITKIRAGYFFGEASSVAQLKKNKVPMLFIHGDADKFVPFEMLDEVYEATDAPKEKFVVKGAAHAKAYTIDPKTYKEKVSSFLTKYVN; translated from the coding sequence ATGAATCGCATAGTAAAAATTTTGATCGCTATCGTTGTTTTAATTGGCATTGTATTGACTGGAGCAGGCATGTATTTCTATAATTATGCTGTTGTACCGTCACAAAAAGATTTCTTAGCTGGAGATACGCCAGGAACAGATGTTGAAGTGAAAACGCCAGAAGAAAAATGGTTTAAAGAAGAAAAGAATCGTTCATACTGGGAGTTAACATCTAAGGATGGCTTGAAATTAAAAGCAATCTATTTGCCGGCAGAAGCAAAAACAGATAAAAATGTTATTATGGCGCATGGTTATATGGGCAGTGCCGAAACAATGGCCAGTTTTGCTAAAATGTATCATGATTGGGGCTATAATGTCTTAGTACCAGATGCTCGTGGACATGGCGAAAGTGAAGGGGATTATATTGGTTTTGGTTGGCCTGAGCGCAAAGATTATCTTCAATGGATTGATAAAGTGATCGCCGAGAATGGTAAGGACGCTCAAATTACTTTATATGGAATCAGCATGGGTGGCGCCACTGTAATGATGACTAGTGGGGAGGATTTGCCAATCAATGTTAAAGCGATTGTTGAAGACTGCGGTTATTCTACTGTTAACGGAGAACTCGCTTATCAATTGAAGGATATGTTTAATTTACCAGCCTTTCCGTTGATCCCAGTGACAAGTCTGATTACTAAAATTCGTGCTGGTTATTTCTTTGGCGAAGCAAGTTCAGTTGCACAATTGAAGAAAAATAAAGTACCGATGTTGTTTATTCATGGCGATGCAGACAAGTTTGTTCCATTTGAAATGTTAGATGAAGTATATGAAGCAACTGATGCACCTAAAGAAAAATTCGTTGTAAAAGGCGCAGCTCATGCAAAAGCTTATACAATTGATCCAAAAACCTATAAAGAAAAAGTTAGTAGCTTTTTAACAAAATACGTAAATTAA
- a CDS encoding GNAT family N-acetyltransferase, translating to MLNYYRKEQRKIAMGLLSFHQKLTEYQALLKEIDMYETENDLHLLFWTPAGEQNIQGIVGIEVETSEAMILHDISINPSFRGEKIGFELLDEIVELYPDTKIYGTLATSAYLSKWKEHNA from the coding sequence ATGTTAAACTATTATCGAAAAGAGCAACGCAAGATTGCAATGGGACTATTAAGTTTTCACCAAAAATTGACTGAATATCAGGCACTACTAAAAGAAATCGATATGTATGAAACAGAGAATGATTTACATCTGTTATTTTGGACGCCAGCTGGGGAACAAAATATTCAAGGAATTGTGGGAATCGAAGTAGAAACATCTGAAGCGATGATTTTACATGATATATCAATCAACCCTTCTTTTAGAGGAGAAAAAATTGGCTTTGAATTGTTAGACGAAATTGTTGAACTCTATCCGGACACAAAAATATATGGTACATTAGCAACATCTGCCTATTTATCTAAATGGAAAGAACACAATGCTTGA
- a CDS encoding pseudouridine synthase has protein sequence MERLQKAIAHAGIASRRKAEEYIVNGRVKVNGKIIRELGTQVGKNDKVEVDDVPIYKEEYGYYLFYKPKGVISAVSDDKGRKVVTDFFSHIKERIYPVGRLDYDTSGLLLLTNDGEFSQKLTHPSHEIDKVYVAKVKGLAKKHDLLPLTRGMKIEGYKTAPAAFEIISVDLKTNTSIVELTIHEGRNHQVKNMLQAVGYPVQKLKREKYGDLTLKGLRPGEYRNLNKKEISVLMNQSK, from the coding sequence ATGGAAAGACTTCAAAAAGCAATTGCGCATGCAGGGATTGCCTCTCGCAGAAAAGCAGAAGAATATATCGTTAATGGACGAGTTAAAGTAAATGGAAAAATCATTCGCGAATTAGGAACCCAAGTTGGAAAAAATGACAAGGTTGAAGTTGATGATGTGCCAATCTATAAAGAAGAGTATGGTTATTATCTTTTTTACAAGCCAAAAGGTGTAATTTCCGCTGTTTCTGATGATAAAGGAAGAAAAGTTGTAACAGATTTTTTTTCACACATCAAAGAACGAATTTATCCAGTTGGGCGATTAGACTATGACACATCAGGTCTGTTGCTTTTGACGAATGATGGTGAGTTTTCTCAAAAATTGACCCATCCAAGTCATGAAATCGATAAAGTATATGTAGCAAAAGTAAAAGGCCTAGCCAAGAAACATGATTTGTTACCGCTAACCAGAGGAATGAAAATCGAAGGCTACAAAACTGCACCCGCTGCATTTGAGATCATATCTGTCGATTTAAAAACAAACACAAGTATTGTAGAACTGACAATCCATGAAGGACGCAATCATCAAGTAAAAAACATGTTGCAAGCAGTAGGCTACCCAGTTCAGAAACTAAAAAGAGAAAAGTATGGCGATTTGACTTTAAAAGGGCTGCGCCCAGGGGAATATCGTAATCTTAATAAAAAAGAAATCAGCGTTTTGATGAATCAATCAAAGTAG
- the xerD gene encoding site-specific tyrosine recombinase XerD, producing the protein MEEQIIDYLHYLQIERGLSLNTRKSYERDLHKYSTFLNEQKIDTWQKIDRYTIMEYLQMLHNQNNSSATIIRMISSLRGFHQFLRQERITDHDPMQHIDSPKKAQKLPSTLSVEEVTLLIETPDTSKPLGIRNRTILEVMYATGLRVSELVDLKIGDLHLSIGLLQTIGKGDKERIIPLGDYAIKWIEKYLEEARPVLIKKNQNETHLFVNHHGKPLSRQGVWKNLNQIVVAAGIHKNITPHTLRHSFATHLLENGADLRIVQELLGHADISTTQIYTHITKQRMADVYKQHFPRA; encoded by the coding sequence ATGGAAGAACAAATCATTGACTATCTCCATTACTTACAAATAGAACGAGGACTTTCTCTCAATACAAGGAAGAGTTACGAACGAGACTTACATAAATACAGCACGTTTCTAAACGAGCAAAAAATCGACACTTGGCAAAAAATCGATCGGTACACAATTATGGAATACCTACAAATGCTGCACAATCAAAACAATTCCTCTGCAACGATCATCAGAATGATTTCAAGCTTACGTGGATTTCATCAATTTCTAAGGCAAGAACGGATCACAGATCATGATCCAATGCAGCATATCGACTCACCTAAAAAGGCTCAAAAGCTACCTAGCACGTTATCTGTTGAAGAAGTCACTTTGCTGATTGAAACACCAGATACGTCTAAACCTTTAGGGATCCGGAATCGAACGATTTTGGAAGTAATGTATGCAACAGGGTTGCGGGTGAGTGAGTTAGTAGACTTGAAAATTGGAGACTTACATCTGTCGATTGGATTATTACAGACCATTGGTAAAGGGGATAAAGAACGAATTATTCCACTAGGGGATTATGCGATCAAGTGGATCGAAAAATACTTAGAAGAAGCGCGTCCAGTTTTGATAAAAAAAAATCAAAACGAGACTCATCTATTTGTCAATCATCATGGAAAACCGTTGTCTCGTCAAGGAGTCTGGAAGAATCTGAACCAAATTGTTGTGGCGGCTGGAATCCATAAAAATATCACACCGCATACACTACGCCATAGTTTTGCCACGCATCTGTTAGAAAATGGTGCTGATCTGAGAATTGTCCAGGAGCTTCTAGGTCATGCTGATATTTCTACAACACAAATCTATACACATATTACCAAACAACGGATGGCAGATGTCTATAAACAGCATTTTCCAAGAGCCTAA